GGCGGAGGAGCTGGTCGACCATGGTGGTTTTGCCGTGGTCGACGTGGGCGATGATGGCGATGTTGCGAATCTTTTCCATAAATTGAAGGGGTTTCTTTTAGACGGAAACCCCCGGCATGACAAAGGAATTCAGCGCGCGGGCGCCGAAGGGGCCGCGGAGGCCGATTCCAGGACGGGCGGCGCGGGCAGGGGAGGCAGGTTGGCGAAGCCGTAGTTGAAGAGGAGGGAGGCGTCTTTCCACTTGTCCGGGCTGTTCAAGATGATGAGCTGCAGCTCGTGTCCGTCCCGGGTGGCGCTGGCGGCGTAGGTGTGGCGGGAGCGCTCCGTCCAGCCGGTCTTGGCCGGGCCCATGCCGGGGTATTTCCCCAGGAGCTTGTTGTGGTTCTTCAGGAGCTGGCCGCCGTGGGCGGTGACCATCCAGTAGGTTTTTGTCTGCATGATTTCCCGCAGTTCCGGAATGGCCAGGGTGCGCTGGAAGATGCGCAGGAGGTCCCGCGCGGTGGTGTATTCCCCGCGGGCGGGCAGGCCGTTGGGATTGACGAAGTGGGTGCGGGTGCAGCCTAGATCGGCCGCCCGCTTGTTCATGAGGGAGACGAAGGCGGGGACCGATCCGGAGACGTAGCGGGCCAGCGCCATGGCCGAATCGTTATCGGAGGCGATGAGGAGGGAGTGGGCAAGGACGTTGATGGAGACGGTCTCCCCCGGGATGAGGGGAACGTGGCTGGGCTCCACCCAGGTGTCCCCGGGCACGACGGTGACGGCGCCGCGCAAGCCCAGGTTGTGCTCGTAGAGGAGGAGGGCCGTCAGCAGCTTGGTGGTGCTGGCGGGCAGGAGCGGTTTGTCGATGTTGCGCGCGTAGAGAACCTGGCCGGTCGTCGCGTCGTAGAGGAGGGCGGACTTGGCCAGCAGGCGGTTGTTCACCTCCTCGGCGGTGGAAGCCAGGTAGGCGAGAGCGGCGGCGTCCGCGGCCCATGATCGGCCCAAGGGGCAAATCAATAGCAGGGCGAGGACGGCGATCAGACGCGGCATTTCGCGGGCGAAGGAGGCCTTCGCGGGCCGGGCGGGCCGGCTCCGCGCGGAGAGCTTCCGCCGGGAAAGGACGGAAGCCCCAGGAAGAAGGCGCCGGAGCGGGGGCCCGGTTAGGCCTTGTAACGCAGGCGCTTCTTGTGGCGGTTCTCCCGCCGGCGCTTGCGACGCTTGTGGTTGTTGATCTTGCTTTTGCGGCGCTTCTTTAACGAACCCATAATATCTTTGTCTGTTTTCTAATTGGGAGGCGGCATCATACCGATCCCGGTCTTTCGGTCAATGGTCAATAGACCACTTTGCTCAAGGGATATTCGATGATCCCTTCCGCCCCCATTTCCTTCAGGGGCGGAATGAGGTCCCGGACGACTCGTTCGTCCAGGATGGTTTCCACGGCCACCCACTCCTGGTCGGAGAGGGGGGAAATCGTCGGGCGGCGCAGGGCGGGGAGCTTCTTCAGGATGAAGTCGAGCTTCCGGCGCGGCACGTTCATCTTCAGGCCTACCTTGTCCCGGGCCAGGAGGGCGGCGGAAAGGAGGAGGGCGATCGACTGGAGTTTTTTCCGCTTGGCGGGGTTGTTCCAGGCGGCCTTGCTGCAGATGAACTGGGGATAGCTCTCCATCACCGTGTCGAGGATGCGGAGCTTGTTGGCCCGGAGGGAGGAGCCCGTTTCGGTGATGTCGACGATGGCGTCGACCAGCTCCGGGACCTTCACTTCGGTGGCGCCCCAGGAGAACTCGACCTCGGCCTTCACGCCGTGGCGTTTCAGGTAGGACTTCACCAGGTTGACCGGCTCGGTGGCGATCCGTTTGCCCTGGAGGTCCTTGACCGACTTGAAGGGGGAATTCTCCGGCACGGCCAGGACCCAGCGGGCGGGGAGGCTGGTGGCCTTGTTGTATTGGAGGTCGCAGAGGACGTGGACGTCGCTCTTGTTCTCGGCGATCCAGTCTTTGCCCGTGATGCCGGCGTCCAGGAAGCCCTGGTCGACGTAGCGGCTCAGTTCCTGCGGGCGGATGAGGCGGACTTCGAAATGCCCCCCTTCCACGTACGGGCGGTAGCCCCGGGCGGAACTGACGACGGGGTAGCCGGCCTTCGCGAAGAGGTTGAACGTGCTCTGTTCCAGGCTCCCTTTCGGGAGGCCCAGGCGCAGGGGCGCGGAGGCGGTCTTTTTCGTGCTCATCTTTTCAAAAAAAGCGGAGGGCGAGCGTGCTTGCCTCGGCCAGCTTTGTAAAGGCTAGAGATGAGCCTTGAGCGCCGCGTAGACGGAGGGGAGGTCGGCGGGGTGGATACGGACGTCCCCGGTGGTGGTCATGAAATTGGCGTCGGCCCGCCAGCGGGGAACCAGGTGCCAGTGCAGGTGCTGCTCGATGCCCGCCCCGGCGGCGCTCCCCAGGTTCAGGCCGATGTTGAAGCCGTGCGGGGCGAAGGCGGCGGCCAGGGCGGCCTTCACCTTCTTGAGCGCGGAGAGGCTTTCGGCCAGCTCGTCGTCGGAGAGCTGTTCCAGCTCCGCCACTTCCCGGTAGGGGATGATAAGGGCGTGGCCGGTGTTGTAGGGATAGCGGTTAAGGACGGCGAAGGAGGCCTTTCCGCGCCAGAGGATGAAGTTGGCCGCGTCATCCGTGGCTGGGGCCTGGGCGAGGGAGGCGAAGACGCCGCCCTGGCGGACGCCGGGATCTTCCACATAGGCCTTGCGCCAGGGAGCCCAAAGATGTTCCATCGTCTGCTTTCTTAACACGCCTCATGAAGCCCGTCACGCTCTACGCCGGTTCCGACGACTTTGCCGTGCAGCAGGCGGCCACCGCCTTCACGCAAAAGCACATGCCGGAGGACCCCCTCAATTACGAGGTGGTCAACGCGCAGGTCGACGGCGTGGACGCCGCCCTGGCTCAGATTGCCGCGCTGAAGGAGGCGATCCTGACCCTGCCCTTCCTGGGCGGGAGCAAGCTGGTCTGGTGGAAGAACGTCACCTTCCTGGCCGATTCGCCGCTGGGGCGGAATTCCTCTGTCCTGGAGGCGCTGGAGGGGCTCCTGCCCGTCCTGCAGCAGGTCGATGGGACCTCCGTGAGCCTGCTCGTCAGCGCCATCGGCGTCGACAAGCGCCGGGCCTTTTACAAGGCCCTGGGGAAGATCGCCGAGGTGAAGGCCTTCGACCTGCCCGACGTCCGCAAGATGGACGCCGGGGAGATTATCGACCAGATCGAGTCCCAGCTCTCCCAGGCGAAGGTCGTGGCGGAGCCTGCCGTGGCGGAGCGGCTCTTCGCCGCCTGCGGGGCCGATCCCCGCGCCCTGGCCCAGGCGGTGGAGAAGCTCTCCCTCTACGCCGGGGAGGGGGGGAAGGTCACCGCGCAGGAGGCGCGGGCCCTTGTCGGCGGGAACCGGGAGGCCGCCATCTGGGACTTTTGCGACGCTGTTCTGGCGGGCAAGCCGAAGGCCGCCCTGGCCGAGCTGGAACTCCTCCTGAAGCAGGGGGAATCGGAGATCGGCATTCTCATCCTCCTTTCCCAACAGGTGCGCCTGGCCGCGCTGGGCGGCGTCCTGCTGGAATATAAATTGATGCGCCTGGTGCCGAAGGGGGCCTTTACCAACGCGGAGGTTTCCCCGCAGGCGGAGCCCTGCCTGCCCCGGAAAAAGTCGGGCGAGGCGACGAGCACCTGGCAGCTAGGCCAGGTTTGCCAAAAGACCCGCGCCCGGCCGCCCGCCTTCTGGATCGGCGCGGTGGAAACCCTCCACCAGGCCAACAAGCAGATCGTCACCGGCGCGGCGGACAAGCGGCAGGTCCTGGAACGCGTCGTCTTGCAGCTGTCGGCCTAGGCTGCTAAACGGTACGGTCCCATGCCGCTCCTTTCCGTCGTCGTCCCCTTTTACAACGAGGCCGAGAACCTGCCCGCCCTGATTCGCGAGATTGACGCGGCGGTCGGCGACCTCGACGCGGAGCTGATCCTGGCCAACGACGGCAGCACCGATTCCTTTTCCCGGCCCGCCACCAGCCCCCGGCTGCCTATCCGCTGGCTGGACCTGACGGAGCGCTCCGGCCAGAGCGCGGCGATGTATTACGGCATGCAGGCCGCGCAGGGGGAATACGTCGGCCTCCTGGACGCCGACCTCCAGAACGATCCCGCCGACCTGCCGAAGCTCCTGGAAAAGGCCCGCGCGGAGAAGCTGGACCTGGTGACCGGCATCCGCCGCCGCCGCCACGACACCTGGATGCGCCGTACCACCTCCCGCATCGCCAACGCGGTCCGCTCCCGCGTGCTGGGCGACCACACCACCGACACCGGCTGCTCCCTCAAGATCGTCCGCGCGGAGGCGGCCAAGCGCCTGCCCCCCTGGAACGGGATGCACCGTTTCATCCCCGCCCTCATCCTCTCCATGGGCTTTGCCACCGGGGAGATGCCGGTGAACCACCGCCCCCGCCACGCCGGGCAGAGCAAGGTCCTGCAGGGCAAGCGCGCCTGGCGCGCCACCGTCGACATGCTGGGCATGGTCTGGCTGGGCCGCCGCCAGTTCAAGGGGCGGCTGGCGCGGTGAGCGCCGAGCAGCTGCTGGGCTACGCCGCGTTCTCCCTCGTCGCCGGGATCACCCCGGGGCCGAACAACGCGATGCTCCTTTCCTCCGGCGTCCACTACGGCATCCGCCGCACCCTGCCCCACATGCTGGGGATCGTCTTCGGCTTTCCCGCCATGATCCTGGTCATCGGCCTGGGGCTGGTGACTCTCTTCGAGGCGCATCCGAACCTCTACGTGATCCTCCGCTACGCCAGCGCGGCTTACCTCCTCTACCTGGCCTGGAAGATCGCCCGGGCGGGGACGATCCACGGCGGCGTCTCCTCCGGCAAGCCGATGACCTTCGGCCAGGCGGCGGCCTTCCAGTGGATCAATCCGAAGGGATGGGTCATGGCCCTGAGCATCGTCTCCCTCTACACGCCGCACGAGCACTTCGCGCGGAACGTCGCCCTGCTCTGCGCGCTCCAGGTGCTTCTCTGCCTGCCGTGCGTGCTGGTTTGGACCGCCTTCGGCCGCAGTCTGCGCGATTTTCTGCGCCATCCCCGCGCGGCGCGGGGGTTCAACGTCACCATGGCGCTGCTCCTGGCCGCCTCCCTCATTCCGATTTTTAAGGAAACGGCGGGCAAATAGCCTTATACTTTCCCTTTCCCATGGCCCTCGACACCAATATCGACCTTCCGGCCCTGCACAACCGCCTCGCGCAGTTGCGCAGGTTTCTTTGACCCTGCCTCCCTCCAGGCCCGCCTGGGCGAGATCGAGGCGCAGATGGCGGAGGCCGGGTTCTGGGACAACTCCCAGAAAGCCCAGGCCGTGATCGCGGAAGGCAACCAGATCAAGGCCCGGCTCAATCCCTTGAAGGAGCTGGAAACCCGCCTGGCCGACCTGAACGCCCTGGCCGAGCTGATCGCCGAGGCCCCCTCCGATAGCGACGAGAAGGAGCTGGCCGCCGAATACGCCGCCACGGAGACGGCCCTGGGCAACTTCGAGATCAAGATCCTCCTCTCCGACCCGATGGATGCGAAGAACGCGATCATCAGCCTCCACGCGGGCGCGGGCGGCACGGAGGCGTGCGACTGGGCGAACATGATGCTGCGCATGTACCAGCGCTACGCGGAGCGGGAGGGCTTCAAGGTCGAGATGCTCGACATCCTCCCCGGCGAAGAGGCCGGGGTGAAGGCCGTCACCCTCCTCATCAAGGGGGAATACGCCTACGGCTACCTTAAGGCGGAGCGCGGCGTCCACCGGCTGGTCCGCATCTCCCCCTTCAATTCCCAGGGGAAGCGGCAGACCTCCTTCGCCTCCCTGGACGTCATCGGCGAGGTCGACGACGAGGTGAAGATCGACATCCCGGAGACGGAGATCCGCGTCGACGTCTTCCGCGCGGGCGGCCACGGCGGCCAGGGCGTGAACACGACCGACTCCGCCGTCCGCATCACCCACCTGCCCAGCGGCCTGGTCGTCACCTGCCAGAACGAGCGCTCCCAGATCAAGAACCGCGCCTCCGCCATGAGCGTGCTCAAGTCCCGCCTCTACGAGCTGGAGAAGGACAAGAAGCGCGCCGAGATGGAGAAATACTACGGGGAGAAGGGGGAGATCGGCTGGGGCCGCCAGATCCGCTCCTACGTCCTGCAGCCCTACCAGATGGTGAAGGACCTCCGCACCGGCGAGCAGACCGGCGACGTCCAGGGCGTCCTGGACGGCAAGCTGGAAGCCTTCGTCGAGGCCTTCCTGCGCGGCAAGAAACGGACCGACGCCGACACCGACGACGAATAATAGAAAAATTTCCCATGAAGCTAGACATCCCCTCCGGGCCCTTTGACGGCGCCCTTTTCGACTGTGACGGCACCCTGGCCGACACGATGCCCTTCCACTACCAGGCGTGGCTCCACGCCTTCAAGCAGTTCCAGACTCCCTTCGAGTTCGACGAGGACTACTTCTATAGCCTGGGCGGCACCTCCACCGTGCACGTGCCGGAGATCTTCAACCAGAAATACGGCACGAATTTCGACGCGCTGGAAATCGCCCACGCCAAGGAGGAAATCTTCCTCAAGCTGGTGAACGAGGCGACCTCCATTCCGCCCATCGGAGAAGTCGTCGCCGTGGCGCAGGAATATAAGAAGGCGGGCAAGCCCGTCGGCGTCGTCTCCGGCGGCATGCGCTCCGTAGTCGATCACATCGTGGACGCTATCGGCCTGGGCGGCGGGTTTTTCCCCGTCGTCGTCACGCCGGAGGACGTCCCCGCCGGCCGGGGCAAGCCGCAGCCGGACATGTTCCTTTTGGCCGCGCAGCGGCTGGGCCTCGATCCGAAGAAGACGGTCGTCTTTGAGGACGCGCCTCCGGGCATCGCCGCCGGAAAGGCGGCGGGGATGGCGGTCGTTTTTGTTCCCCGGCCCTAGCTAAGGAGTTCTTCCCACTCCGTCTGGGTCAGGTTGGCCAGGAAGGCTTCCTCGCCCAGGAGGGTCTGGGCGACGAGTTCCTTCTTCCGCTCCTGGAGCTGGAGGATCTTTTCCTCCACCGTGCCGCGGGCGATGAGCTTGTAGGAGGTGACGACGCGCGTCTGTCCCATGCGGTGGGCGCGGGCGGTGGCCTGCTCCTCCACGGCGGGATTCCACCACGGATCGCAGTGGACCACGGTGTCGGCGGCGGTCAGGTTCAGGCCCGCGCCGCCCGCCTTCAGGCTGATGAGGAAGAGCGGCTCGCTTCCGCTCTGGAAGCGGTCGATCACCGCCTGGCGGTTTTCCGTCGCGCCGTCGAGGTAGGCGTAGGGGATCTCCTCCTTTTCCAGCCGCGCGCCGATCAGTTTCAGCAGCTTCACGAATTGGCTGAAGACGAGGAGCCGGTG
This DNA window, taken from Verrucomicrobium sp., encodes the following:
- a CDS encoding serine hydrolase, with the translated sequence MPRLIAVLALLLICPLGRSWAADAAALAYLASTAEEVNNRLLAKSALLYDATTGQVLYARNIDKPLLPASTTKLLTALLLYEHNLGLRGAVTVVPGDTWVEPSHVPLIPGETVSINVLAHSLLIASDNDSAMALARYVSGSVPAFVSLMNKRAADLGCTRTHFVNPNGLPARGEYTTARDLLRIFQRTLAIPELREIMQTKTYWMVTAHGGQLLKNHNKLLGKYPGMGPAKTGWTERSRHTYAASATRDGHELQLIILNSPDKWKDASLLFNYGFANLPPLPAPPVLESASAAPSAPAR
- a CDS encoding AURKAIP1/COX24 domain-containing protein; its protein translation is MGSLKKRRKSKINNHKRRKRRRENRHKKRLRYKA
- the hisG gene encoding ATP phosphoribosyltransferase codes for the protein MSTKKTASAPLRLGLPKGSLEQSTFNLFAKAGYPVVSSARGYRPYVEGGHFEVRLIRPQELSRYVDQGFLDAGITGKDWIAENKSDVHVLCDLQYNKATSLPARWVLAVPENSPFKSVKDLQGKRIATEPVNLVKSYLKRHGVKAEVEFSWGATEVKVPELVDAIVDITETGSSLRANKLRILDTVMESYPQFICSKAAWNNPAKRKKLQSIALLLSAALLARDKVGLKMNVPRRKLDFILKKLPALRRPTISPLSDQEWVAVETILDERVVRDLIPPLKEMGAEGIIEYPLSKVVY
- a CDS encoding HIT domain-containing protein is translated as MEHLWAPWRKAYVEDPGVRQGGVFASLAQAPATDDAANFILWRGKASFAVLNRYPYNTGHALIIPYREVAELEQLSDDELAESLSALKKVKAALAAAFAPHGFNIGLNLGSAAGAGIEQHLHWHLVPRWRADANFMTTTGDVRIHPADLPSVYAALKAHL
- the holA gene encoding DNA polymerase III subunit delta, with the protein product MKPVTLYAGSDDFAVQQAATAFTQKHMPEDPLNYEVVNAQVDGVDAALAQIAALKEAILTLPFLGGSKLVWWKNVTFLADSPLGRNSSVLEALEGLLPVLQQVDGTSVSLLVSAIGVDKRRAFYKALGKIAEVKAFDLPDVRKMDAGEIIDQIESQLSQAKVVAEPAVAERLFAACGADPRALAQAVEKLSLYAGEGGKVTAQEARALVGGNREAAIWDFCDAVLAGKPKAALAELELLLKQGESEIGILILLSQQVRLAALGGVLLEYKLMRLVPKGAFTNAEVSPQAEPCLPRKKSGEATSTWQLGQVCQKTRARPPAFWIGAVETLHQANKQIVTGAADKRQVLERVVLQLSA
- a CDS encoding glycosyltransferase family 2 protein, yielding MPLLSVVVPFYNEAENLPALIREIDAAVGDLDAELILANDGSTDSFSRPATSPRLPIRWLDLTERSGQSAAMYYGMQAAQGEYVGLLDADLQNDPADLPKLLEKARAEKLDLVTGIRRRRHDTWMRRTTSRIANAVRSRVLGDHTTDTGCSLKIVRAEAAKRLPPWNGMHRFIPALILSMGFATGEMPVNHRPRHAGQSKVLQGKRAWRATVDMLGMVWLGRRQFKGRLAR
- a CDS encoding LysE family translocator; translated protein: MSAEQLLGYAAFSLVAGITPGPNNAMLLSSGVHYGIRRTLPHMLGIVFGFPAMILVIGLGLVTLFEAHPNLYVILRYASAAYLLYLAWKIARAGTIHGGVSSGKPMTFGQAAAFQWINPKGWVMALSIVSLYTPHEHFARNVALLCALQVLLCLPCVLVWTAFGRSLRDFLRHPRAARGFNVTMALLLAASLIPIFKETAGK
- the prfB gene encoding peptide chain release factor 2 (programmed frameshift), translating into MALDTNIDLPALHNRLAQLRRFLDPASLQARLGEIEAQMAEAGFWDNSQKAQAVIAEGNQIKARLNPLKELETRLADLNALAELIAEAPSDSDEKELAAEYAATETALGNFEIKILLSDPMDAKNAIISLHAGAGGTEACDWANMMLRMYQRYAEREGFKVEMLDILPGEEAGVKAVTLLIKGEYAYGYLKAERGVHRLVRISPFNSQGKRQTSFASLDVIGEVDDEVKIDIPETEIRVDVFRAGGHGGQGVNTTDSAVRITHLPSGLVVTCQNERSQIKNRASAMSVLKSRLYELEKDKKRAEMEKYYGEKGEIGWGRQIRSYVLQPYQMVKDLRTGEQTGDVQGVLDGKLEAFVEAFLRGKKRTDADTDDE
- a CDS encoding HAD family phosphatase, which encodes MKLDIPSGPFDGALFDCDGTLADTMPFHYQAWLHAFKQFQTPFEFDEDYFYSLGGTSTVHVPEIFNQKYGTNFDALEIAHAKEEIFLKLVNEATSIPPIGEVVAVAQEYKKAGKPVGVVSGGMRSVVDHIVDAIGLGGGFFPVVVTPEDVPAGRGKPQPDMFLLAAQRLGLDPKKTVVFEDAPPGIAAGKAAGMAVVFVPRP